One region of Mycobacterium riyadhense genomic DNA includes:
- a CDS encoding ABC transporter substrate-binding protein — protein MVDMPFGRRSLLRGTGAIAAASVAPWAAGCASDDDALTFFFAANPDELRPRIRIVDEFQRRHPDIKVRALLSGPGVMQQIATFCAGGKCPDVLMTWELTYAELADRGVLLNLNTLLARDPGFAGQLKSDSIGALYETFTYNGGQYSFPEQWSGTFLYYNKQLFAEAGVRPPPSTWKQPWSFDEFLDTAKGLTKREASGRVTQWGFVNAWVSFYTAGLFAMNNGVPWSTPRMNPTHLNFDHDAFIEAAQFYADLINKHKVAPSTSDQQSMSTADLFAVGKAAMALGGHWRYQTFDRAPGLDFDVAPLPIGPHGQAACSDIGVTGLAISSTSQRKEQAWEFVKFATGPVGQQMIGESRLFVPVLQSAITSDGFADVHRRLDNLAVLTEGPAVSQGMPITPAWEKISALMERSFGPVLRGAQPATSLTRLSHAVDEVLRST, from the coding sequence GACGACGCCCTGACGTTCTTCTTCGCGGCGAACCCGGACGAGCTCCGTCCCCGGATTCGCATCGTCGACGAGTTTCAGCGCCGCCATCCCGACATCAAGGTGCGTGCGCTGTTGTCAGGACCGGGTGTCATGCAACAGATAGCAACGTTTTGCGCCGGCGGCAAGTGTCCCGATGTGTTGATGACGTGGGAGTTGACTTATGCCGAACTGGCGGACCGCGGAGTTTTGCTAAATCTCAACACCTTGCTGGCGCGGGATCCGGGTTTCGCCGGGCAGCTGAAGTCGGACAGCATTGGCGCATTGTACGAGACCTTCACCTACAACGGAGGTCAGTACTCGTTTCCGGAGCAATGGTCCGGAACGTTCCTGTATTACAACAAGCAGCTTTTCGCCGAGGCGGGAGTGCGGCCGCCACCAAGCACCTGGAAACAACCTTGGAGTTTCGATGAATTCCTGGATACCGCCAAGGGTCTCACCAAACGGGAGGCGTCGGGCAGGGTCACCCAATGGGGTTTCGTCAACGCTTGGGTCTCGTTCTACACCGCCGGGTTGTTCGCCATGAACAACGGCGTACCTTGGTCCACGCCACGGATGAACCCTACTCACCTCAATTTCGATCACGACGCGTTCATCGAGGCGGCGCAGTTCTACGCCGACCTGATCAACAAGCACAAGGTCGCGCCGAGCACGTCTGACCAACAGTCGATGTCCACGGCGGACCTGTTCGCCGTGGGAAAGGCGGCGATGGCGCTGGGCGGGCACTGGAGATACCAGACCTTCGATCGGGCTCCCGGGCTCGACTTCGACGTCGCCCCACTGCCAATAGGCCCTCACGGACAAGCCGCCTGCTCGGATATCGGCGTCACGGGGCTCGCCATATCGTCGACCAGCCAACGTAAGGAGCAGGCATGGGAATTCGTGAAGTTCGCGACCGGACCCGTCGGCCAGCAAATGATAGGTGAATCACGACTTTTCGTGCCGGTGCTGCAATCCGCGATCACTTCGGACGGATTCGCGGACGTGCACCGCAGGCTCGACAACCTCGCCGTCCTCACCGAAGGACCAGCCGTTTCCCAAGGCATGCCGATTACCCCAGCGTGGGAAAAAATTAGCGCGCTGATGGAACGCAGCTTCGGACCCGTGCTGCGCGGGGCGCAACCGGCGACATCGCTGACTCGGCTGTCGCATGCCGTCGATGAGGTGTTGCGGAGCACATGA